The Aphelocoma coerulescens isolate FSJ_1873_10779 chromosome 2, UR_Acoe_1.0, whole genome shotgun sequence genome contains a region encoding:
- the EPC1 gene encoding enhancer of polycomb homolog 1 isoform X8, whose product MSKLSFRARALDASKPLPVFRCEDLPDLAEYASINRAVPQMPTGMEKEEESEHHLQRAISAQQVYGEKRDNMVIPVPEAESNIAYYESIYPGEFKMPKQLIHIQPFSLDAEQPDYDLDSEDEIFVNKLKKRMDISPLQFEEMIDRLEKGSGQQPVSLQEAKLLLKEDDELIREVYEYWIKKRKNCRGPSLIPAVKQEKRDGSSTNDPYVAFRRRTEKMQTRKNRKNDEASYEKMLKLRRDLSRAVTILEMIKRREKSKRELLHLTLEIMEKRYNLGDYSGEIMSEVMAQRQPLKPTYAIPIIPVTNSSSFKHQEAMELKEYKVKQDKPDVIRPKRKYEKKPKVLPSSAAATPQQTSPAALPVFNAKDLNQYDFPSSDDEPLSQVLSGSSEAEEENDPDGPFAFRRKAGCQYYAPHLDQPGNWPWSSPKEGRLGDVRYRYCLTTLTVPQRCIGFARRRVGRGGRVLLDRAHSDYDNAFHHLDLERFSSSQHSSISQFANTSETNTSDKSFSKDLSQILVNIKSCRWRHFRPRTPSLHDSDNDELSCRKLYRGLNRTGTAQPGTQTCSTSIQSKSSSGSAHIESATSLGLVHQILNHTDGSKSLQSSEFTGFISNCQLLP is encoded by the exons GAACATCATCTGCAGCGGGCTATCTCAGCACAACAAGTCTATGGAGAGAAGAGGGATAACATGGTTATACCGGTTCCAGAAGCAGAAAGTAATATTGCGTACTATGAATCTATATATCCTGGAGAATTTAAAATGCCAAAGCAGCTGATTCACATACAGC CTTTTAGTTTGGATGCTGAGCAGCCAGATTATGACTTGGATTCAGAAGATGAGATCTTTGTGAATAAGTTGAAGAAAAGAATGGACATCTCTCCTTTGCAATTTGAGGAGATGATAGACAGACTAGAAAAGGGCAGCGGTCAGCAG CCAGTCAGCCTGCAAGAGGCCAAGCTGTTGCTGAAGGAAGATGATGAATTGATCAGAGAAGTGTATGAGTACTggattaaaaagaggaaaaattgtCGAGGTCCCTCACTTATCCCAGCAGTGAAGCAGGAAAAACGAGATGGTTCCAGCACAAATGACCCTTATGTTGCTTTTAGAAGACGAACAGAAAAGATGCAGACACGAAAA AATCGAAAAAATGATGAAGCTTCTTACGAGAAGATGCTGAAGCTGCGTCGAGATCTGAGTCGTGCAGTAACCATCCTGGAGATgataaaaaggagggaaaaaagcaagaGAGAGTTGCTGCATTTAACACTGGAAATTATGGAGAAGAG GTATAATTTGGGTGACTACAGTGGAGAGATCATGTCTGAAGTCATGGCACAGCGGCAGCCGCTTAAACCCACCTATGCTATTCCCATCATTCCGGTGACCAACAGCAGTTCTTTTAAACACCAAGAAGCTATGGAACTGAAAGAATACAAAGTTAAA cAAGATAAACCTGATGTTATTAGACCCAAAAGAAAGTATGAGAAGAAGCCAAAAGTCTTACCTTCGTCCGCTGCTGCTACTCCTCAACAGACAAGTCCTGCTGCACTGCCAGTCTTTAATGCTAAAGATTTGAATCAGTATGATTTTCCTAGCTCAGATGATGAACCTCTCTCCCAG GTTTTGTCTGGTTCTTcggaggcagaggaagaaaatgaTCCCGATGGTCCTTTCGCCTTCCGTAGAAAAGCAGGCTGTCAGTACTATGCT cctCATTTAGATCAACCTGGCAACTGGCCATGGAGTAGCCCTAAGGAGGGAAGATTAGGAGATGTGCGTTACAGATACTGCTTAACCACCCTCACTGTACCCCAGaggtgtattgggtttgcacGAAGGCGGGTTGGCCGTGGTGGAAG GGTGCTTCTAGACAGAGCGCATTCGGACTACGATAATGCATTTCATCATCTGGATTTGGAAAGGTTTTCCTCATCACAACACTCTTCAATCAGTCAATTTGCCAATACCTCAGAAACAAATACCTCGGACAAATCTTTCTCAAAAGACCTCAGTCAGATACTAGTCAATATCAAATCATGTAGATGGCGGCATTTTAGGCCTCGGACACCATCCCTACATGACAGTGACAATGATGAACTCTCCTGTAGGAAATTATACAGGGGTTTAAATCGAACAGGCACAGCACAACCCGGGACCCAGACATGCAGTACCTCTATACAAAGTAAAAGTAGCAGTGGTTCAGCACATATTG AAAGTGCAACATCTTTGGGTCTGGTGCATCAAATACTAAATCACACTGATGGCTCTAAGTCTCTCCAATCTTCTGAATTCACTG GGTTCATCTCTAATTGTCAACTGTTGCCATAG
- the EPC1 gene encoding enhancer of polycomb homolog 1 isoform X7: protein MSKLSFRARALDASKPLPVFRCEDLPDLAEYASINRAVPQMPTGMEKEEESEHHLQRAISAQQVYGEKRDNMVIPVPEAESNIAYYESIYPGEFKMPKQLIHIQPFSLDAEQPDYDLDSEDEIFVNKLKKRMDISPLQFEEMIDRLEKGSGQQPVSLQEAKLLLKEDDELIREVYEYWIKKRKNCRGPSLIPAVKQEKRDGSSTNDPYVAFRRRTEKMQTRKNRKNDEASYEKMLKLRRDLSRAVTILEMIKRREKSKRELLHLTLEIMEKRYNLGDYSGEIMSEVMAQRQPLKPTYAIPIIPVTNSSSFKHQEAMELKEYKVKQDKPDVIRPKRKYEKKPKVLPSSAAATPQQTSPAALPVFNAKDLNQYDFPSSDDEPLSQVLSGSSEAEEENDPDGPFAFRRKAGCQYYAPHLDQPGNWPWSSPKEGRLGDVRYRYCLTTLTVPQRCIGFARRRVGRGGRVLLDRAHSDYDNAFHHLDLERFSSSQHSSISQFANTSETNTSDKSFSKDLSQILVNIKSCRWRHFRPRTPSLHDSDNDELSCRKLYRGLNRTGTAQPGTQTCSTSIQSKSSSGSAHIESATSLGLVHQILNHTDGSKSLQSSEFTDCTARPPPRHSSLVLATFGKDLSFQRS from the exons GAACATCATCTGCAGCGGGCTATCTCAGCACAACAAGTCTATGGAGAGAAGAGGGATAACATGGTTATACCGGTTCCAGAAGCAGAAAGTAATATTGCGTACTATGAATCTATATATCCTGGAGAATTTAAAATGCCAAAGCAGCTGATTCACATACAGC CTTTTAGTTTGGATGCTGAGCAGCCAGATTATGACTTGGATTCAGAAGATGAGATCTTTGTGAATAAGTTGAAGAAAAGAATGGACATCTCTCCTTTGCAATTTGAGGAGATGATAGACAGACTAGAAAAGGGCAGCGGTCAGCAG CCAGTCAGCCTGCAAGAGGCCAAGCTGTTGCTGAAGGAAGATGATGAATTGATCAGAGAAGTGTATGAGTACTggattaaaaagaggaaaaattgtCGAGGTCCCTCACTTATCCCAGCAGTGAAGCAGGAAAAACGAGATGGTTCCAGCACAAATGACCCTTATGTTGCTTTTAGAAGACGAACAGAAAAGATGCAGACACGAAAA AATCGAAAAAATGATGAAGCTTCTTACGAGAAGATGCTGAAGCTGCGTCGAGATCTGAGTCGTGCAGTAACCATCCTGGAGATgataaaaaggagggaaaaaagcaagaGAGAGTTGCTGCATTTAACACTGGAAATTATGGAGAAGAG GTATAATTTGGGTGACTACAGTGGAGAGATCATGTCTGAAGTCATGGCACAGCGGCAGCCGCTTAAACCCACCTATGCTATTCCCATCATTCCGGTGACCAACAGCAGTTCTTTTAAACACCAAGAAGCTATGGAACTGAAAGAATACAAAGTTAAA cAAGATAAACCTGATGTTATTAGACCCAAAAGAAAGTATGAGAAGAAGCCAAAAGTCTTACCTTCGTCCGCTGCTGCTACTCCTCAACAGACAAGTCCTGCTGCACTGCCAGTCTTTAATGCTAAAGATTTGAATCAGTATGATTTTCCTAGCTCAGATGATGAACCTCTCTCCCAG GTTTTGTCTGGTTCTTcggaggcagaggaagaaaatgaTCCCGATGGTCCTTTCGCCTTCCGTAGAAAAGCAGGCTGTCAGTACTATGCT cctCATTTAGATCAACCTGGCAACTGGCCATGGAGTAGCCCTAAGGAGGGAAGATTAGGAGATGTGCGTTACAGATACTGCTTAACCACCCTCACTGTACCCCAGaggtgtattgggtttgcacGAAGGCGGGTTGGCCGTGGTGGAAG GGTGCTTCTAGACAGAGCGCATTCGGACTACGATAATGCATTTCATCATCTGGATTTGGAAAGGTTTTCCTCATCACAACACTCTTCAATCAGTCAATTTGCCAATACCTCAGAAACAAATACCTCGGACAAATCTTTCTCAAAAGACCTCAGTCAGATACTAGTCAATATCAAATCATGTAGATGGCGGCATTTTAGGCCTCGGACACCATCCCTACATGACAGTGACAATGATGAACTCTCCTGTAGGAAATTATACAGGGGTTTAAATCGAACAGGCACAGCACAACCCGGGACCCAGACATGCAGTACCTCTATACAAAGTAAAAGTAGCAGTGGTTCAGCACATATTG AAAGTGCAACATCTTTGGGTCTGGTGCATCAAATACTAAATCACACTGATGGCTCTAAGTCTCTCCAATCTTCTGAATTCACTG ATTGCACAGCCAGACCCCCCCCAAGACACTCGTCACTGGTTTTGGCCACTTTTGGGAAGGACTTGAGTTTTCAGAGAAGCTAA
- the EPC1 gene encoding enhancer of polycomb homolog 1 isoform X9 has protein sequence MSKLSFRARALDASKPLPVFRCEDLPDLAEYASINRAVPQMPTGMEKEEESEHHLQRAISAQQVYGEKRDNMVIPVPEAESNIAYYESIYPGEFKMPKQLIHIQPFSLDAEQPDYDLDSEDEIFVNKLKKRMDISPLQFEEMIDRLEKGSGQQPVSLQEAKLLLKEDDELIREVYEYWIKKRKNCRGPSLIPAVKQEKRDGSSTNDPYVAFRRRTEKMQTRKNRKNDEASYEKMLKLRRDLSRAVTILEMIKRREKSKRELLHLTLEIMEKRYNLGDYSGEIMSEVMAQRQPLKPTYAIPIIPVTNSSSFKHQEAMELKEYKVKQDKPDVIRPKRKYEKKPKVLPSSAAATPQQTSPAALPVFNAKDLNQYDFPSSDDEPLSQVLSGSSEAEEENDPDGPFAFRRKAGCQYYAPHLDQPGNWPWSSPKEGRLGDVRYRYCLTTLTVPQRCIGFARRRVGRGGRVLLDRAHSDYDNAFHHLDLERFSSSQHSSISQFANTSETNTSDKSFSKDLSQILVNIKSCRWRHFRPRTPSLHDSDNDELSCRKLYRGLNRTGTAQPGTQTCSTSIQSKSSSGSAHIGFISNCQLLP, from the exons GAACATCATCTGCAGCGGGCTATCTCAGCACAACAAGTCTATGGAGAGAAGAGGGATAACATGGTTATACCGGTTCCAGAAGCAGAAAGTAATATTGCGTACTATGAATCTATATATCCTGGAGAATTTAAAATGCCAAAGCAGCTGATTCACATACAGC CTTTTAGTTTGGATGCTGAGCAGCCAGATTATGACTTGGATTCAGAAGATGAGATCTTTGTGAATAAGTTGAAGAAAAGAATGGACATCTCTCCTTTGCAATTTGAGGAGATGATAGACAGACTAGAAAAGGGCAGCGGTCAGCAG CCAGTCAGCCTGCAAGAGGCCAAGCTGTTGCTGAAGGAAGATGATGAATTGATCAGAGAAGTGTATGAGTACTggattaaaaagaggaaaaattgtCGAGGTCCCTCACTTATCCCAGCAGTGAAGCAGGAAAAACGAGATGGTTCCAGCACAAATGACCCTTATGTTGCTTTTAGAAGACGAACAGAAAAGATGCAGACACGAAAA AATCGAAAAAATGATGAAGCTTCTTACGAGAAGATGCTGAAGCTGCGTCGAGATCTGAGTCGTGCAGTAACCATCCTGGAGATgataaaaaggagggaaaaaagcaagaGAGAGTTGCTGCATTTAACACTGGAAATTATGGAGAAGAG GTATAATTTGGGTGACTACAGTGGAGAGATCATGTCTGAAGTCATGGCACAGCGGCAGCCGCTTAAACCCACCTATGCTATTCCCATCATTCCGGTGACCAACAGCAGTTCTTTTAAACACCAAGAAGCTATGGAACTGAAAGAATACAAAGTTAAA cAAGATAAACCTGATGTTATTAGACCCAAAAGAAAGTATGAGAAGAAGCCAAAAGTCTTACCTTCGTCCGCTGCTGCTACTCCTCAACAGACAAGTCCTGCTGCACTGCCAGTCTTTAATGCTAAAGATTTGAATCAGTATGATTTTCCTAGCTCAGATGATGAACCTCTCTCCCAG GTTTTGTCTGGTTCTTcggaggcagaggaagaaaatgaTCCCGATGGTCCTTTCGCCTTCCGTAGAAAAGCAGGCTGTCAGTACTATGCT cctCATTTAGATCAACCTGGCAACTGGCCATGGAGTAGCCCTAAGGAGGGAAGATTAGGAGATGTGCGTTACAGATACTGCTTAACCACCCTCACTGTACCCCAGaggtgtattgggtttgcacGAAGGCGGGTTGGCCGTGGTGGAAG GGTGCTTCTAGACAGAGCGCATTCGGACTACGATAATGCATTTCATCATCTGGATTTGGAAAGGTTTTCCTCATCACAACACTCTTCAATCAGTCAATTTGCCAATACCTCAGAAACAAATACCTCGGACAAATCTTTCTCAAAAGACCTCAGTCAGATACTAGTCAATATCAAATCATGTAGATGGCGGCATTTTAGGCCTCGGACACCATCCCTACATGACAGTGACAATGATGAACTCTCCTGTAGGAAATTATACAGGGGTTTAAATCGAACAGGCACAGCACAACCCGGGACCCAGACATGCAGTACCTCTATACAAAGTAAAAGTAGCAGTGGTTCAGCACATATTG GGTTCATCTCTAATTGTCAACTGTTGCCATAG